TTTATAGTAGGTTACTTAGGGGAACTGATAGAGGAGCATATAAAAAGAGCATATCCTAGGGTTAATAAAAAGTTTATTCTTCAGGAAAACCCTAAAGGTTTAGCACATGCAATAAGTTTAGCCAAGAACCAACTGCTTCCTTCAGACCAAGTCCTTATCGTCTTGGGTGATCTGATCCTTTTTGCTGATATCCGAAAAGTCATAGAGGAAACTCCAAAGGGGGAACACAAGATTGGTGTTATAAACGTGGAAGATCCACATAGGTATGGAGTGGTAGTTTTGGAAAAGGATGGAAGATACATAAAAGAAACCGTTGAGAAGCCAAGCAAACCAATATCAAACCTTGCTATATCCGGAATATACTATTTCTCAAAAGCAGAACCTCTTATCAGTGCGATAGATTACATAATAGAAAATAACATTAAAACAAAAAATGAGTATCAACTTACGGATGCTCTGATGGAAATGATAAAAAGAGGTGAGAGAATTGGGGTGTTTGAAACTAGCGAGGTTTACGATTGTGGCAGTAAAGAAAAGCTTATAGAAGCAAACAACAAGTTGCTAAAAAAATTTCACAGTAACGGCATAAGCGGGATAAATGTCAAAAATTCCGTAATTATCCCCCCTGTCTACATAAGTCCGAACTCACTAGTGGAGGACTCCGTTATAGGACCTTTCGTCTCAATTCACGAAGGAGCATTGGTCAAAAACTCCATAGTCAAAGAAAGCATAATAGAGGAAAGAGCAAAAGTTGAAGGAATGATCATTGAAAAGAGTTTGATAGGTCAAGAAAGTATCGTTGAAGAAAGCTTTAGAGAGCTTAACATAGGGCCTCACTCTGAATATAAGAAAAAAGGATTTTAAAACATGGGGAAAATTGAGATCTTAAAAGAAGAGGTAGTGGCAAAAATATCCGCAGGTGAAATTATAGATGCTCCTTATTCGGTGGTGAGGGAGCTTATAGATAACTCCATAGATGCAAACAGTAGTAGAATATCAGTAAATCTAATTGATGGAGGTAAGAAACTAATAGAAGTGATTGATGATGGCGAAGGAATGGACAAGGAGGATCTAGAAAAGTGCTACCTAAGACACTCAACAAGTAAGATAAGAACCATTGAGGATCTATACAGTATAAAAACTATGGGATTCAGAGGAGAAGCTCTGGCAAGTATTGCTGAGGTATCAGAACTAGAAATAGTATCAAAGCCAAAGCATCAATCAGAAGGGTATAAACTCTTAATCAAGGGAGGAAAACTTGTGTCCATCACTCCCCATCCTTCACCAGATGGAACAGCAGTAAAAGTAAAAAACATCTTTTTCAACCTCCCAGTTAGAAGGAACTTTCTAAAAAGCGAAACAACGGAGTTTAGAAACATTCTAGATGTTTTCGTAAAAAAATCAATTCCTTTTCCAGAAATATGTTTTGAACTATCACATAACCTAAAAAGAGAACTCTTCCTGCCAAAGACAGAATCCATAGGCGAGAGAATAAAAGCAGTCTACCCCGAGATCAAAGAATTAAATTACAGCAAGAAAAAATTTGATGAAATGGAAATAGAAATCTTTTTCTCAAAACCTTCGGTATTCAGACCAACAAGAAACCTTCAACAACTCTTTGTCAACAGACGCTTTGTTGAATCAAAAACCTTCTTTACTGCAATATCAAATGCATACTCAAACCTCGTCCCAAAAGGCAACTTCCCAATAGTTTTCTG
The nucleotide sequence above comes from Brevinematia bacterium. Encoded proteins:
- a CDS encoding sugar phosphate nucleotidyltransferase; the encoded protein is MGLKVIIPVAGKGTRLRPHTLLIPKTLINVADRKIIDYIMDITKDVEVEEYIFIVGYLGELIEEHIKRAYPRVNKKFILQENPKGLAHAISLAKNQLLPSDQVLIVLGDLILFADIRKVIEETPKGEHKIGVINVEDPHRYGVVVLEKDGRYIKETVEKPSKPISNLAISGIYYFSKAEPLISAIDYIIENNIKTKNEYQLTDALMEMIKRGERIGVFETSEVYDCGSKEKLIEANNKLLKKFHSNGISGINVKNSVIIPPVYISPNSLVEDSVIGPFVSIHEGALVKNSIVKESIIEERAKVEGMIIEKSLIGQESIVEESFRELNIGPHSEYKKKGF